The genomic interval TGGTTTGTGAAGAATTAACTTATAATAAGTATTAAGATGAAAACAGTTCAGTTAATGTGTTTAAGAGTTTAAGAGTATAACTCATTTGAATAAGatgaattataaatatttaattatttaatttaaaaaatttataaattgaaaaattgaaCTATTCAAACTATATTTCATAAaactctaaaatatattttctatgcATTCTCTCTAAAAGTATGAAAAATTTGGTTATTCTTTTTTAGATGGGAGTTCAGCTTAGAGATCCTGTAGAAAATATAACATTTTGTCTGATTTTCtccaaaatcaaacaaaaaatatatgaaaaattattttaaattacttattttttagaaccaagaaaatatttatggatttatttatttcgACCCAACAAAATTTGAGTTTGCTATTTGGCATATTCATTCATAATTGAAACCAatgtttacataattttttttaaaaacgaTTTTTTGTGTGTTAAATGCTTTTTAGTGTtaaagttataatatttttttaagtatttaaatGAAAGGTTACATTATTAACATCGTTCAGGCAATAAGATTCTGTCAAATACTATAACATGCTTACAAATCACATAATAAACAAATAGTATACGGATGAATACTCCTGAAATATTcctgttttaattaattttattttttattgaaaaaaaatataataaacaaatataatgTGAATTACATGTAAGATTGTAGATTGTTGCACATCAACTTTATTTAGAAATAaacttatataatatttattgtatatttgaattatattttttaaaattaaagtgaTGCGATAGACCGTatacttattttaaataatttattaattaaaataaatttaaataaaagaatgtaaaataaaatgacGTGTGTGTTTATACATATATCTAAACTTTATTTAAGTGTGTCAAAATAACGtaaaactattaataaaaaaaatcaaatttttaaatacgTATTTTAATTAATAGGCCATAGATAAAATATGACATGTTTGGTCATACATATATCTGAAtgactttttaatatttaaatgcaCTATAAACTACACAGTTATATTAAAAGAATcagtacaattttttttaaaagaatcggtacaaaaattttaaataaaaaaagttgtgCATGCAagcatacatatatatatttaactaataaaataatatataaaagtattaaacaatacctatttaaaatgtaaagaagatctaaatattaatgaaaacatttataatatttatatagttTGTAGAATGAATTGAAGTAAACAAAATGAAGGGTATGAAATTGGATATACCTGATGCAATCCAAAATTTAGGCCATAGCAAAATTTTAAACAACCTCATAAACAAAGAAAATGTTAAtttgatatcaatttataattataatttgattaatataattttaaaattattttattttaataaatattgctcaattattataatttaatgtaaaatttagAGTTTAGTTGtttaagaaatatattaaaacatacttgataaacaaataaataaactagCATACATTTTGATTCACTCAACATTTTCTATGACTACAACAGGAGCAAGTATTCACGGTTAGTAGGAGGATAACCAAATTGTCCAAAATATAGTGGTGCAAAGAGCAATACGCTTATAGTGAGATGTTGTTATTCTCCTTTTTATTTGTCCTCCTCTCTAGTGGTTGCCCTTTTTTCTTATTACGTTTTTCAATTATCAAAACATTCTTTCTTTCttatgtttttcaattttatcttttttttattctcttttcagtattttaaattatatatatatatatatatatatatatatattaaaactaatgctattttattttaataaaaaaaatttcacgAACAAACTTTAATTTCTTTGATCAAATTGACTATTGATAATTGTGTTCAGTTTCATTTATGATCAAGTTAATCTCGTCTAATCCAAGTTATTTCACTCTAATCCAACCCAAGAATTTCTCTTATATTTAGGTTATGAACAAATTATATGGCTTGAATTAATTTAGACAAACTTATTATGAATTGACTTGCTTCAAGTCTTGAATTGATTTTTGTAAgattgtgttatttttttttattagtttgatCCTTGAAAATGACAACTTTAAAGGAACAAAAATATTAACCCAACATAATACAACCTCTTTAAGAGTGGGTTTAGTTGAAttgtttaacataaaaaaatgtcaACCTGGTATTTTTTTAGTGGGTTGGGTAATGGGTTTGCCGAGATCTTACCCAACTCACGAACACACATGCATGTTGGACCACCTCACATATATCTAATCACTAATCACACGCTCAAAATGTTCATTTATTGGCATGATCaactaaaaataactaaattagaataTATAAGTGGAGGTGCAAACATTATCTTAGAAGTCGATTATACATTatcattaaacaaaaaaatggttaaaacctatgtttaaaataataatatacaaataaacatgttttaagacaaaaaataaaatattatctaaggACTCAACATTATCTAAGTACGAAACACATCATCTATACCTTAAAAAAACatagaaaacataaatttagTAGGGTTAAGTataattataagtatatatGTGTTATATTGTATAACGTTCTATCTTGTCTTCTCAAACATTTACGAAAATGAATTCATTTTCAAGAGAATATGTTGGATGAATTCATTTTCAAGAGAATATGTTGGATTAAAGATAgtaaaaaaacactttaaaaaaataaaatagagaaagaaacatatattttttcctACATATCAATGCATTTGCAAAGTAAAGACAACCTACCTAATACAACACGACAAACAAACTatattatcatataaaaaaatgttagttAATAAGTGCATTGAATGTCATTTACTATGATGATTTTCTCTATCATTATCAACTTTCATGCTTAATGCACTCTCTAAATGATACATTCAACATCTTTGAATGAGTACCTTTTTAAGAGTGTATATGTATAAGGCAAGTTCGTTTTTtgtcaaaacaatttttttatattatatatctataaaataaaaatgtctgCAACATTcttatttaatgtaattttaaataacttataaattattattacatacatatttttatttaaaaaaatattaattattacttttgaaaaaaaaaaaaattaaaataccaataaaatttacaacttcaatttaaataaaatacactaaagtgtataatttttttacattttatttaaacGAAGTTGTTAAACCAATTGACgacttcaattaaaaaaataaaaattaacatattaATAGGTTTAATTAATGTTGTATATACCAGAGAAtttgtttattaaattatacTAGTTTTGTTTCTAATATGGATCGTTTGGaaataaaagaatttgtttgtttttcaaaatGGAAATGTAAATGCTAAAGAGGCATTATATGTGGAATAGTTGAAGGTATGAAACCCCATGATTTGTGttaaaaatactaaattatGAGGGGAGAGCTTAGGATTAACTGTCCAAACATTCCATGTATCACAGAAACATTGATTTCTACATATGATTATGGCAGAGTGAATGGGGTCAGATGTAGAAGCTAAGCGATACAAGCACATTGCATGAGAGAAACTTTGGTTGCACAAAGGTGTTGAACAATTAAGTAACTAGAAAATAGTTTTGATGAGAGCATGGAGATTCTGCAGATTGGTTTCAACTTTTGTTAGTGTGCTTCCTGCATCTAGTATAAGAAATGGGAGAAGGGATATTCTCATGCTTCGTGTTTATTTTTGCTGCTGAGTGTGCATTGCATCCACAAATACTGTATATATCTTTTATTTGTAAAATGGTTACTGAACCCCAAATTCAACatttaattcaattattttttaccgATTTCAAAAAATGTTACAGtgttcaaatttgaatttgcGAAGGACTCATAAATTGTGatgaaaaatagataaaaaaacacgcacaaaagataaaaaaaatcatgtgaTTTAATTTTGATTGAGGTATGATCataaaaatttattacttttaatgCCATTCTAAATGATATTACAATACTCAGTTTACccaatttattactttttattaaatatatatatatatataatactaaaaaattattaaataaaaattaatttttgaaataaacaaTTAGTTagtatattgaataaattagatactattttatatactACAAATTTATTGGTATTAAACtagttaataaatttataaactaatttctaaatttataaactagtttctagaTTTATATACAATTAGttaattggtatttaattagttataaagttttaactactaattttaGAATATAGAGTAAGTGGTAGCTAAAATCtttgtaactaattaaatactagcttaaaaattaatttataactttttatttttaaaataatttctatttaatgatatttttagtgatatattacaaaaaaatattaaataaaaagtaatttcataaacaaaaataattaattttttttaaataaaaggtttcatgttagacatcactatgcaacttgacattttGGTTAtactgacacctcaagtaacaacaatcatttgtcatcgcatgaaaaaaatattattaaaaaagaaaagaaaaaaaaaacaaaaatatggtgGAACTGGATCAAAAcccatatattaataaaaatgataagtaggtagactatacctatttaTACAAATTCTAAGAATAGAATAGATGGTaactattataccaatgaaaagatgatctatgaataaatcataaattagtcaacttatcatcacatgcattcccttcacgaaaaatatgaataagcataaacttgattttcccatcgtaattaagacaagtattttatcgattacgaagcatcaaAGGAACATTGGTCCTAATCGTAAACGCAACAGAAACCAAAGTAGAATCACATTCTAGtgagacattagtaagccccatcttttgagcttcctccatttATCATATTAACtagattaaattttattttataaaaaaaatattagtatttagataatttttattattaacaaaaatttataaattgatatttattattattattattataatttttataataatttaagtaaTGTATTGCAATGATATTTCAGTAGTTTGGTTCTTGAAAaggatttaatttaattttaaataaaatattatagtttTTCTAATTTAACTGAGTTTACTTCACtgttttttgaatttaatttagtttttagcATCCCAATTTCCAATGGGTATTCAAAGTGGGCAAGTTAGCAATAAAAGAGGATAATAAAACTTTCATAATTCTATCATTTGAATATGTTATATTTTATGACAATAAAAtagtgtttaatttttttttcccatTCCTcttattttagaagaaaaagaatGGTAAAATAAGTacattaatttctattatattttgtCGAATTAAACCTCAatataatacatattttatCTAGATGTAACATGGCTTGGAGTGCGAGTCCAGCAATAGATAAGGCCCACAAAAGGTATCATATCAacaataattacatatataataattaacgagtaaataatgtaattattaGCAATTTGTTCTCATAATAATTTACTAATGCACATTTCTTAGTATGAATTCATTAATTTATTCTAATAAGTATATATAGGTAAAATTTCCAACAAATCTTCATGAACACATTcaggacaaaaaaaaaaaagaataagtgAAATGCAATTTTCTacaagttaaaattaacttatataaactaatttatagaaaaaatatttcactTAGGATATGTTTGAGAAAAATTCTCCACAAAAActaatatgagaaaaaaaaacgtttttctttaaactaaaatttgcttataagtaaattaaaaatgaattagCATTTGtacattaatttataaaaaaactaattaaacttactcttaatttctttaaattttttattttataatttatatataaaataaatcttGTTTATAGATAGActcactttatttttttattcttcatcTTAGAATTATTGATAGAGAAACTTTTGAAGTGCAAACCGTAACCACTACGTTGCAGCCAAGATGCACTCACTTGCTGAGCTGGAACTTTGTCGGTGGCAACCTAAGTACTTTCTTCTTCTTACACGTGGAAAAcgcatacatttttttttcaagatgaAGACAAAAATTACGATTAAGAAAATGCCATTTTCTTTAACCACGaccaattataatttttttttggtatttttctttcctcatCACTTACTTTAACAGGAATAAAAGGTAAGTTATGAATAAATGCTTATCCTTTTCTGCATATATGAAACTTTGTTTTCATTATAAGTGACAACCCAACCTAAAAACAGGTGGAGAGTTTTCAATATCTCACCATAAGTAATTAGTATAATGTTAATTAAGTATTATTTGAATTATGTGAGGTTTTGGTTTTGATTAGGGAGTAAATGAATAAACACATTCCTGTTGTTGCCGACAGCATTGGTTTAGCTTAAGGTTTTAATAATCTATACGTTCTAATCAAACTACGCTAACTTAAAATGGTTACCAAACTTGCTTCCTCGTCAAGttctattttaattaaattgaatttttcactatttattttatcatataataTAAGAAACTTCCAgatctcatttttttaattcatttttaaacaattttttatttaataaaaaatatataaaaaaatttgctGTATATTTTCTCTCCTAGGAAGAAGGAACATAAAAGTAGTGTTTACCATTCCTACAGATCTGGCTTGAAGAAGCATTGACGAGTTAATAATAAGTAACTCCCTAATTTTCCCTCCAATCAACAATCCCAAAAAAGACAAAATTCCGATCCTGCCCTCGCTTCTAGCCGAAGCAGTGACGTGGCGACATCAGTGAGGAGAATGAAGTAATAACCGTACCCGTGAGTAACCGGAGAAAAAGCTTCACCTCGTTCTTCACCCCTTGTTATATCACTCTCTGCTCTCAACGAACATAACAATACGAATTCAAAAGACCTCACACAGATCTATcgttctctcttttttctctctgtCGTTTCGATCTCAAACGCCATGGCGTTTTGGAGGTCCCTCGCGCTCTCTGCGATTCTTCTTCCGCTCTTCATCCACGGCGCGCTCTGCTTCTACCTCCCTGGCGTCGCTCCACAGGACTTCCAGAAGGTTCACTCAATCTGCATTTCCATTTCAATTTCACGCATTGTTTCGTTTTTTGAAATTTATCGTTTGTTCGCTTCATAACCGCTCGATCTGCATTTGAATCTGAGATCTGAGATGAATATGACCGATGTTATATTCGTTTTACATTGTTTCTTATTGTTCTTTTTAATTAGGCTGTGATTTCCGGTTGTTGTTTGCATTTTCTGAGTGTTAGGTTGGCGACATTGCGGTATTATTGTTTCAGCGCCTTTTGTGTGTGGAAGTGTTGTTGTTGATATTGTGTTTGTTAATTTGACTTCGATCTGGTGTCGGTGAAAAGGTTTAGTTGCTTCGGTCCGATTTATGTTACGCATTTTGATGATTTGATCCGTTCTAGTCTCTGTGATAATGTTAGACTCTGTTGTCGAAATATGGTTGTCGGTGGATGGAATTTAAGCTCAACTTGTAATGTAAGAAGCATGGAGACTTCTAAAGGCTAGCTGTGTTGGGCTCATGTTAATTGTTAGATGCTCAATGGACGCTTCAAATACTTAgttgtattttttgtttttttactttttgtttcttaaaaatCTATATCAATATTAATTAGAATACCACAATAATTAGATGAGTTTTAGCATTGTATTATATTATGTCTATAGTGACTTTTACTCATATTTAAGACATGAATTCTTTACTgagatttaaaattttaattttattttagtttctagaTTAAATTTACGCAATGTCTTAGCTCACGGTTTTTAGAATTTGTCTTATCTCTAGCCCGtgcccaattttttttttcaattttcctATGTCGTATCGATGTTTCCTTACGTGTTAATTAGAAGTAGCCTGTTCGAAGTGGAGGCATGTAGTGTAGGACGGTTTTTAACTGTATACTTAGAAGATTTTGGATATAGGTCTGGTGACTAGTGTGTTTACTATTTATGTTGTTTCAGAGGTGAGTTTTACTGTCTTCTCTACTTTAATGTATTTTATTGTTACGATTAAAGAAGTTAGGGGTCAAATGGGAGTTTGAGAAGAGTTATTGGTTTACTTGAAGCTAATTTTGACTGATATCTTTAGATTAACTCCTCACATTCTCACCAGATACACACACGCACTCTGTGGGTActtgttttatgttgttttgatGAGGAGGAGAATAGAATTAAATTCTGTCTTTTCTGAGAATTGTTTCACAAATTCATGTAAAGTTATTCTACTTATAGCCCCGTTAATGGCTTTGGATCTTGTCCAAGGCTGATAGGTAGCTGTTTCTTGGGAATCTAAATGTGACTTTTTGTTCCCTAGCAGTTGAATATTTAGATTTTCTTATGCCTAAACTCAACAACCACTTGTGCCACACTGTTGTGAATCTGTTAATAATGTACTTTGTCCTTTCACTTTGTTGGTTCTGGTTATATTTCTCttctatttgtttatttttggaCATGTAAACTTAATAATTATTCATCTTTGGGTGGTTTTTGTTGCCCCGTGTTTTCTTTTAACATATTAACAACCTATCAGATTCATTGGGTGCACACAATTAATATGTGATTAAGCTTTTGGCCATCCTCATTTATCTTGTTTGTGTTGTTTTCTACCCTTGTATTCTTGTTGTCCACTCTTgtcttttaaattaataatgacGAAGATCCAGAAAATAGATGTATAGATCTATTTCTTTACTGACTATATATTTATACGGTGCAGGGAGATCCATTGCAAGTAAAAGTAAACAAATTAACTTCAACGAAGACTCAACTTCCATATACATATTATTCTCTTCCGTACTGTCCACCAGAGAAAATAGTGGATAGTGCTGAAAATCTTGGAGAAGTGCTTCGGGGTGATCGCATTGAAAATTCTCGATATGTGGTATGTTTTATATGACATTTTTAATTCTTGCATGGCTAATTGTGTTATGGTTGTCAACTTATTTACCGAGAGACACATTTGCAGTTTAAAATGCGTGAACCACAAATGTGCAATATTGTATGTAAGCTTAAACTTGATGCCAAAACTGCAAAAGAGTTCAAAGAGAAGATTGATGATGAGTATCGAGTAAACATGTATGGGTTcaataattttcatatattttcatTCCACTTCTCTGCCACAATCCTGACATCTTGTAACCTTCCTTTTACTTTCAGGATCCTAGATAACCTTCCTCTAGTTGTTCCCATAAAACGGGTGGAACCGGACTCTACTGTTTATCAACTTGGTTTCCATGTTGGACTCAAAGGGCAGTATACTGGGGTATGCTCTACATCTTTTAGAACAATGTTTATTGTTGTGAATGCCATGTGTTTTCTTGTgcttacttttttaaaatacacaGAGCAAGGAGGAGAAGTATTTTATTCACAACCATTTGGCTTTTACGGTGAAATATCATAGAGATACTCTAACTGAATCTGCCAGAATTGTGGGCTTTGAGGTTAAGCCATTCAGGTCAGTATTTTTTGTGCTTGCTTTGTTTGATTAAGTTATTCCATTTAACAGTTGTGGTTTGTATGCAATGTTGATTTTCCTAATATGAATGTTGCTGTGCAGTGTTAAACATGAATTTGAAGGGAAGTGGGATGAAAAGGCCACCCGTTTGACAACCTGTGACCCTCATGCTAAACACACAGTTGTCAATTCCAACACTCCTCAAGAGGTCGAAGAGAACAAGGAAATTATCTTCACTTATGATGTTGAATTCCAGGTGAGTTTATTTGATTAAATAGTACCTGTATACTTTCTTTGGTACTCAGTGATGGGTATTGGTGGACATAAGCCAAGTAGTTCAAAATAAGGTTTCATTTATGAGTTATGTCCAAGTAGATAATATTCATCGTGTTAATGGGCAGTTTGTctagtttaatatatttttttccttctcgtaacttaaTTTCTTTATGCTTTGTTCTAACCAAGGGAAGTCATCTTAATCCcactattctcatcttttgtCATCTTCTTTGACCTGCTTTTACCTTTTCCTGCTTTTAGGAGAGTGATGTGAAGTGGGCTTCAAGATGGGATGCTTATTTGCTGATGAGTGATGACCAAATTCACTGGTTCTCAATTGTGAATTCATTGATGATTGTTCTCTTTCTCTCGGGCATGGTAGCAATGATAATGCTGCGTACACTTTACCGTGATATTTCAAAATACAATGAATTAGAAACCCAAGAAGAAGCACAGGAAGAGACTGGTTGGAAGCTTGTCCATGGTGATGTTTTTAGGCCACCAAACAACCCAGATTTGCTATGTGTTTATGTTGGAACTGGTGTTCAGTTTTTTGGAATGATACTAGTAACAATGATGTTTGCTGTCCTGGGGTTCCTTTCTCCTTCAAACCGAGGTGGCCTAATGACAGTCATGCTCTTGCTTTGGGTTTTCATGGGGATTTTTG from Phaseolus vulgaris cultivar G19833 chromosome 1, P. vulgaris v2.0, whole genome shotgun sequence carries:
- the LOC137816704 gene encoding transmembrane 9 superfamily member 9, producing MAFWRSLALSAILLPLFIHGALCFYLPGVAPQDFQKGDPLQVKVNKLTSTKTQLPYTYYSLPYCPPEKIVDSAENLGEVLRGDRIENSRYVFKMREPQMCNIVCKLKLDAKTAKEFKEKIDDEYRVNMILDNLPLVVPIKRVEPDSTVYQLGFHVGLKGQYTGSKEEKYFIHNHLAFTVKYHRDTLTESARIVGFEVKPFSVKHEFEGKWDEKATRLTTCDPHAKHTVVNSNTPQEVEENKEIIFTYDVEFQESDVKWASRWDAYLLMSDDQIHWFSIVNSLMIVLFLSGMVAMIMLRTLYRDISKYNELETQEEAQEETGWKLVHGDVFRPPNNPDLLCVYVGTGVQFFGMILVTMMFAVLGFLSPSNRGGLMTVMLLLWVFMGIFAGYASARLYKMFKGAEWKKIALKTAIMFPAIVSAIFFVLNALIWGQKSSGAVPFGTMFALIFLWFGISVPLVFVGAYVGFKKPAIENPVKTNKIPRQIPEQAWYMNPIFSILIGGILPFGAVFIELFFILTSIWLNQFYYIFGFLFLVFAILIVTCAEITIVLCYFQLCSEDYLWWWRSYLTSGSSALYLFLYATFYFFTKLEITKLVSGLLYFGYMLIASYAFFVVTGSIGFYACFWFTRLIYSSVKID